A window of the Thermus thermophilus HB8 genome harbors these coding sequences:
- the dmpG gene encoding 4-hydroxy-2-oxovalerate aldolase — MSWDLSTAKPPVVVDTTLRDGSHAHRHQYTVEEARAIAQALDEAGVYAIEVSHGDGLGGSSLQYGFSRTDEMELIRAVRETVRRAKVAALLLPGIGTRKELKEAVEAGIQMVRIATQCTEADISEQHFGMAKEMGLEAVGFLMMSHMRPPEFLAEQARLMEGYGADVVYIVDSAGAMLPEDAYARVKALKEALSRAKVGFHAHNNLGLAIGNTLAALAAGADWVDATLRGYGAGAGNAPLEVLAAVLDKAGLNPGLDVFKLLDAAEYVMGPILHFQPYPDRDSVAIGYAGVYSTFLLHAKRIGKELGVDPLAILLELGRRQAVAGQEDWILRVALELKEKEAGALAD; from the coding sequence GTGAGCTGGGACCTTTCCACGGCCAAGCCCCCGGTGGTGGTGGACACCACCCTGCGGGACGGCTCCCACGCCCACCGGCACCAGTACACGGTGGAAGAGGCCCGGGCCATCGCCCAGGCCCTGGACGAGGCGGGGGTCTACGCCATAGAGGTCTCCCACGGGGACGGGCTTGGGGGAAGCTCCCTCCAGTACGGCTTCTCCCGCACGGACGAGATGGAGCTCATCCGCGCGGTGCGGGAGACGGTGCGGCGGGCCAAGGTGGCGGCCCTCCTCCTTCCCGGGATCGGCACCCGGAAGGAGCTCAAGGAGGCGGTGGAGGCGGGGATCCAGATGGTCCGCATCGCCACCCAGTGCACCGAGGCGGACATCTCGGAGCAGCACTTCGGCATGGCCAAGGAGATGGGCCTGGAGGCGGTGGGCTTCCTCATGATGAGCCACATGCGCCCTCCCGAGTTCCTCGCGGAGCAGGCCCGCCTCATGGAAGGGTACGGGGCGGACGTGGTCTACATCGTGGACTCGGCGGGGGCCATGCTCCCGGAGGACGCCTACGCCCGGGTGAAGGCCCTGAAGGAGGCCCTCTCCCGGGCCAAGGTGGGCTTCCACGCCCACAACAACCTGGGCCTCGCCATCGGGAACACCCTGGCGGCCCTGGCCGCGGGGGCGGACTGGGTGGACGCCACCCTAAGGGGCTACGGGGCGGGGGCGGGGAACGCCCCCTTGGAGGTCCTGGCTGCCGTCTTGGACAAGGCGGGGCTCAACCCGGGCCTGGACGTCTTCAAGCTCCTGGACGCCGCCGAGTACGTGATGGGGCCCATCCTCCACTTCCAGCCCTACCCCGACCGGGACTCCGTGGCCATCGGCTACGCCGGGGTCTACTCCACCTTCCTCCTCCACGCCAAGAGGATCGGGAAGGAACTGGGCGTGGACCCCTTGGCCATCCTCCTGGAACTCGGCCGCCGCCAGGCGGTGGCGGGGCAGGAGGACTGGATCCTGCGGGTGGCCCTGGAGCTCAAGGAGAAGGAGGCGGGGGCCCTCGCGGACTAG
- a CDS encoding acetaldehyde dehydrogenase (acetylating) encodes MSERVKVAILGSGNIGTDLMYKLLKNPGHMELVAVVGIDPKSEGLARARALGLEASHEGIAYILERPEIKIVFDATSAKAHVRHAKLLREAGKIAIDLTPAARGPYVVPPVNLKEHLDKDNVNLITCGGQATIPLVYAVHRVAPVLYAEMVSTVASRSAGPGTRQNIDEFTFTTARGLEAIGGAKKGKAIIILNPAEPPILMTNTVRCIPEDEGFDREAVVASVRAMEREVQAYVPGYRLKADPVFERLPTPWGERTVVSMLLEVEGAGDYLPKYAGNLDIMTASARRVGEVFAQHLLGKPVEEVVA; translated from the coding sequence ATGTCCGAAAGGGTTAAGGTAGCCATCCTGGGCTCCGGCAACATCGGGACGGACCTGATGTACAAGCTCCTGAAGAACCCGGGCCACATGGAGCTTGTGGCGGTGGTGGGGATAGACCCCAAGTCCGAGGGCCTGGCCCGGGCGCGGGCCTTAGGGTTAGAGGCGAGCCACGAAGGGATCGCCTACATCCTGGAGAGGCCGGAGATCAAGATCGTCTTTGACGCCACCAGCGCCAAGGCCCACGTGCGCCACGCCAAGCTCCTGAGGGAGGCGGGGAAGATCGCCATAGACCTCACGCCGGCGGCCCGGGGCCCTTACGTGGTGCCCCCGGTGAACCTGAAGGAACACCTGGACAAGGACAACGTGAACCTCATCACCTGCGGGGGGCAGGCCACCATCCCCCTGGTCTACGCGGTGCACCGGGTGGCCCCCGTGCTCTACGCGGAGATGGTCTCCACGGTGGCCTCCCGCTCCGCGGGCCCCGGCACCCGGCAGAACATCGACGAGTTCACCTTCACCACCGCCCGGGGCCTGGAGGCCATCGGGGGGGCCAAGAAGGGGAAGGCCATCATCATCCTGAACCCGGCGGAACCCCCCATCCTCATGACCAACACCGTGCGCTGCATCCCCGAGGACGAGGGCTTTGACCGGGAGGCCGTGGTGGCGAGCGTCCGGGCCATGGAGCGGGAGGTCCAGGCCTACGTGCCCGGCTACCGCCTGAAGGCGGACCCGGTGTTTGAGAGGCTTCCCACCCCCTGGGGGGAGCGCACCGTGGTCTCCATGCTCCTGGAGGTGGAGGGGGCGGGGGACTATTTGCCCAAATACGCCGGCAACCTGGACATCATGACGGCTTCTGCCCGGAGGGTGGGGGAGGTCTTCGCCCAGCACCTCCTGGGGAAGCCCGTGGAGGAGGTGGTGGCGTGA